AGTGCATCACCGCGTCAAGAACAACCTTCAGGTTATCTCCAGCCTCATCAACTTCCATGCCCGCGGCGCACGCAGCAGCGAAGCCACGCAAGCCTATGCCTCGATCCAGCGCCGCGTCGATGCGCTCGCGGTCGTCCACCGCTACCATTATGCGGAAATGGAGGAGAACCGCGGCGTCGGGCTTCGCGCGGTGCTGGGCGAACTGGCGTCGAGCATTCGCGCCACCGCACCGGAAGGGACGCGCATCGGGATCGCGCTCGATATCGATCCTTATTACGTCACGCAGGACGTGGCGGTGGCGGTGGCGTTCCTGGTCACCGAACTCGTCGAGCTGGCGATGACCTGTGCGCCGGAGTCGCAGATCCGCATGACGCTGAAGGAGAGCGCCGACCCGCAACGCGCGACGCTGCGCCTATCGTCCCGCGCGCTCGTCGACAGCGATCCGCTTCGCGACGGGCTGAAGCATCGCTACGGCCGCGTAATCGAGGGACTGACTCGCCAGTTGCGCTCGACCTTGCAGCACGATCCACTGACCGGCGCCTACGAGATTTCGATCGCGACAACCGGGCGCGAGTAACGGCCTCCGGTATTTTGGAAAAAAGTGCGGCAGCCGCGGAACCTGGTGATACTCGCCTCGTTAAGTCCTTCGGATAGCGACTATACGCCCCCCCGCTTTCGCTATCCAAGTCATAGGCCCGAAGGCGCTCACCCCTCCCCCCCCCCCGGTGACGCTTTCGGGCCTTTTCCTTTTTTCCGCCATTCCTTGATCCACGGATCGCTTGCTCCGCCTGAGGAACGAAGTGTCTGCGCCGCGCATTGTCCGCGCAGATTTGCAGGAGACGGGTTCGATGCGTAAAATTCTGACCATGGTGGCGCTGACGGGTGCGGTGCTGGTCTCCGCCTGCAACACGGTGCACGGGGTGGGTCGCGACGTCTCGTCGGCGGGCGACGCGGTGGCAGGCGCGGCGGACAAGAACAAGTAAGCCTTGGTCCGCTGAGATAGGAAAGGGCGGTTCGCGGTGGCGGACCGCCCTTTTTCTGTGTTCGACCTGCGTCAGGCAAAATTGCCGGAGGTCAACGCGATCCAGTCGCGATCCCGGACAAAGCGCCGACGCCATGGCGCGTTCGCGAAGCAAGCCGCCGTGTTCCCGGTCGGGCGCTCGATCGCGTCACCAAGCTCGCGATCAGGCGTGCCCGGCCTATGCGGGCGTTCCTCGCAAGAGAGCGATCGCCGAGCACACAGTCATCGACGCACTACAGTGGCGAGCATGTGAGCGGGAACGCGCGATCAGGCTTGACCAATGCTTGATGGAAGGAAGGGTGCGCCGGGCAGTGACGAATGCTCTCGCCAACCCTCCGCCGTCCGAACCCCCTCGCCGTTTACTCCGCGGTCACCACGTCTTCACGGGCGCGTCGCCGCTCGGTGAACCAGATACCGATGATCGCAGCCTCGTAGAGGATCACCAACGGAATCGCGAGCAACAGCTGCGAGCCGACGTCCGGCGGAGTCAGCACAGCCGCAATCGCGAACGCGCCGACGATGGCATAGCGCCGCGCACCGATCAGCTGCTTGCGGGTCACGATCCCGCCACGCTCCAGCAGCATCAACAGCACCGGCAGCAGGAACGCCGCGCCGAAGCCGAACAGGAACTGCATGACGAAGCTGAGGTAATTGCCGATCGCGGGCAGCGCCTGTTGCTGCACGCCGCCGATCATCCCCGAATAACCGAGCAGGAAGTGCAGGGCCATCGGGATCGCGATATAATAGGCCATCGACGCGCCCATCAGGAACAACACCGGGGTCGCGAGCAGGAACGGCAGCAGTGCGCGACGCTCCTTCCGGTACAAGCCGGGCGCGATGAACTGCCACAACTGGTTCGCGATCACCGGGAACGAGATCATCGTCGCCGAGAAGAACGCGACCTTCACCTGGACGAAGAACGCTTCGAATACCTGCGTGTAGATGACCGTCTTCTGCCCGGCATGCAGCAACGGCTGCACCAGGAACGCGAAGATATCCTCCGCGAAATACCAGCACACGAAGAACGACAGCAGCACCGCGACGATACAATAGAGCAGCCGCCGCCGCAGTTCGAGCAGATGGTCGAGTAGCGGCGCGCGCGAATCTTCCAGTTCGTCGACGATCTCGGTCACGATGCTGCCTTATCCTGAAGCGCGGCGTCCCGCGTCCGATCGCTCTCGACGACCGGCGCTGCGGCCGGATGCTCACCGACATGGCTCGTATCCGTCGCCGGAACCTCGGCAGGCACGACGTGCGGTTTCTCGACCATCACCGGCTGTTGCGTCTCGTCCGGCAAAGCAGCATCCCCATCGGCACGGTCGTCCGCGGCATGATCGGGCAATGCTGGTGGGGGCGGCACGAACGGATGCTCGCGCATGATCCGCTCGTTCTCCGCCTTCCACTTCTTTTCCATTTCCTCGAGCTCGGCCTCGCGCACCATCTCGTCGAAGCCGGCGCGGAACTGGCGGCCGACCGCACGCGCGCGTCCGACCCAGTAACCAAGGACCCGCATCGCCTTGGGCAGATCCTTAGGGCCGATCACCACCAGCGCGACGAGCGCGACCAGCAGGAATTCAGACGAATCGATACCGAACATTCAGCGCGCCGGGAAAAGAGTGCGGTCGATCAGCGGCGTTCTTCGCGCACTCGATCGGCATCCCGGTCGAACGCCGGCTCGGCATGGCTCTTGGCCTCGATGCGCGGCTTCGGACGGCCATCGTCCTCGTCCTCTTCGGCCATACCCTTCTTGAAGTTCTTCACACCCTTGGCGACGTCGCCCATCAGGTTGGAGAAGCGCCCGCCACCCAACAACAGGATCGCGACCACCGCGAGGATAAGGATGTGCGGAAGACTGAAACTGCCCATGCGGAATCTCCTGATATGCTAGGCTATCTAGTCCTCCTCGCGCTGGTTTACCACCGCGAGTTGATCGAAGGCCAGATCGACCGGGTCGAGCAGCCCCGCGGCGCGCAGGTCGTCGATCCCGGGTAGGTCGCGACGGCTGTTGAGCCCGAAATGTGACAGGAATTCGGGGGTGGTCGAAAAAGTAAGCGGACGGCCCGGCGCCTCGCGACGTCCGCTCGGCCGCACCCATCCCGCTTCCATCAGCACGTCGAGCGTACCGCGCGCCGTCTGCACGCCGCGGATCGCCTCGATCTCCGCGCGCGTCACCGGTTCGTGATAGGCGATGATCGCCAGCGTTTCGATGCCGGCGCGGCTCAGCTTGCGGATTTCGTCGCGACCGCGCCGCAACAGGTGGGCCAGATCCGGCGCGGTCTGGAAGTGCCAGCGCCCGCCACGCTCCACCAGCTCGATGCCGCGCCCGCGATAGCGCCCGACGAGCCGCGCCAGCGCCGCGCGCACGTCTCCCTCGCCGACATAGGCGCGGATCGCATCCAGCGTCAGCGGCTCGGCGGCCGCGAACAGCACCGCCTCCACTGCGCGCTCGTGCGTCTCGCTCACGCCGTCGGCCGACGCAGGTAGAGCGGGGCGAACGGCGCTTCCTGCTGCAACTCGGCACGTCCCTGCCGCGCCAGTTCCAGCGCGGCGAGAAAGCTGGAGGCGAGCGCGGAACGCCGCAGCCCGGCGCTACGCACCTCGGGCAGGAAGCCCTCGATCGCCTGCCAGTCGACCGCGGTGCCGAGCAGCGCGGAGAGACGCGCCAGCGCCGCCTCCAGCGTCACGACCTCGCGATCGCGGACGACGTGCAACACCGGGCGCGAGCGGGCGGTGGCGCGCCCATAAGCGGCGAGCAGGTCGTAATATTCCACCGACCAGAACGCCTTGCGGGTGACATGCAATCCCTCGGGCGCGCCGCGCGTGAAAACGTCGCGCCCGGTCCGGTCGCGCGCCATCAGCCGCGCGCCGGCATCGCGCATCGCGTCGAGCCGCTCGAGCCGCAATTGCAGGCGGAGCGCGAGGTCCTCGGGGTCTGGTTCGACCTCCGGATCGCGCGGCAGCAGCAACGTCGACTTCAGATAGGCAAGCCACGCCGCCATCACGAGATAATCGGCGGCAAGTTCGAGCTGGAGCACCCGCGCTTCGTCGACATAGGCGAGGTATTGCTCGACGAGGTGGAGGATCGAGATTTCGCGTAGATCGACCTTTTGCGCGCGTGCCAGCGACAATAGCAGGTCGAGTGGGCCCTCGAAGCCATCGAG
The genomic region above belongs to Sphingomonas phyllosphaerae 5.2 and contains:
- a CDS encoding entericidin A/B family lipoprotein — protein: MRKILTMVALTGAVLVSACNTVHGVGRDVSSAGDAVAGAADKNK
- the tatC gene encoding twin-arginine translocase subunit TatC; its protein translation is MVDELEDSRAPLLDHLLELRRRLLYCIVAVLLSFFVCWYFAEDIFAFLVQPLLHAGQKTVIYTQVFEAFFVQVKVAFFSATMISFPVIANQLWQFIAPGLYRKERRALLPFLLATPVLFLMGASMAYYIAIPMALHFLLGYSGMIGGVQQQALPAIGNYLSFVMQFLFGFGAAFLLPVLLMLLERGGIVTRKQLIGARRYAIVGAFAIAAVLTPPDVGSQLLLAIPLVILYEAAIIGIWFTERRRAREDVVTAE
- the tatB gene encoding Sec-independent protein translocase protein TatB; amino-acid sequence: MFGIDSSEFLLVALVALVVIGPKDLPKAMRVLGYWVGRARAVGRQFRAGFDEMVREAELEEMEKKWKAENERIMREHPFVPPPPALPDHAADDRADGDAALPDETQQPVMVEKPHVVPAEVPATDTSHVGEHPAAAPVVESDRTRDAALQDKAAS
- a CDS encoding twin-arginine translocase TatA/TatE family subunit, whose translation is MGSFSLPHILILAVVAILLLGGGRFSNLMGDVAKGVKNFKKGMAEEDEDDGRPKPRIEAKSHAEPAFDRDADRVREERR
- the scpB gene encoding SMC-Scp complex subunit ScpB → MSETHERAVEAVLFAAAEPLTLDAIRAYVGEGDVRAALARLVGRYRGRGIELVERGGRWHFQTAPDLAHLLRRGRDEIRKLSRAGIETLAIIAYHEPVTRAEIEAIRGVQTARGTLDVLMEAGWVRPSGRREAPGRPLTFSTTPEFLSHFGLNSRRDLPGIDDLRAAGLLDPVDLAFDQLAVVNQREED
- a CDS encoding segregation and condensation protein A translates to MSVAPEQLTLDLDGFEGPLDLLLSLARAQKVDLREISILHLVEQYLAYVDEARVLQLELAADYLVMAAWLAYLKSTLLLPRDPEVEPDPEDLALRLQLRLERLDAMRDAGARLMARDRTGRDVFTRGAPEGLHVTRKAFWSVEYYDLLAAYGRATARSRPVLHVVRDREVVTLEAALARLSALLGTAVDWQAIEGFLPEVRSAGLRRSALASSFLAALELARQGRAELQQEAPFAPLYLRRPTA